DNA sequence from the Pseudomonadota bacterium genome:
CCCCGTCTTTGAGCAGAAGAAGCCGGTCACCATACATTGCCGCCAGATTCAGATCATGGGAAACCATGACAATGGTTGTATTCCTCTCCCGCCTGAAGCGCTGCATGAGATCCATTACATTAATCTGATGCGCAGGATCGAGAGATGCAGTGGGTTCGTCAAGGAGGATAATATCCGGCTCCTGGCATATGGCCTTGGCAATTATCACTCTTTGCCGCTCACCGCCGCTCAGCTGATCCAGACGTCTGCCGGCGAGATGCCTGATATCCGTGAACTCCATGGCCTGCTCCGCAATCTCATAATCCCTCTTTCTTTCAATACCAAGAAGGCCGAGATAGGGGCTTCTGCCCATAAGCACTGTTTCAGCAACCGTGAATGGGAAATCAAAGGGAACATTCTGAGGCACAACCGCCATGACGCGGGCCAGATCCCTTCTGGGGTAATCCGAAATGGCCTTCTGCTGAATACGCACCGTACCTGATTCAATCTTCTGTAGACCGGCCATGGCTCGGAGAAGGGTGGTTTTTCCGGAGCCGTTGGGACCGATTATCACAAAAAACTCACCGGCCGGAACATCAAATTCCATGGCCCGCAACACTTGTTTCTCGCCGAAGTGAAGGCTCAAGTTTCTGACACTGAGGGCGTTCATCGCTTTGCCCGCCACAATAGAAAAATGAACAACGGCGCACCGATCATCGCCGTGATGATTCCCACCGGCATCTCGCCCTGAGAGGGGAGAGTCCTGGCCAGCAGATCACAGAAAATAAGATACGATCCTCCTCCCAGCAGACATGCAGGCACCAGCAGACGATGATCCGGCCCAAGCATCATCCTCAATACATGGGGCACGACCAGCCCGACAAAACCCACGAGACCGGACTGACAGACCACGATACTCACCATCAATGAGGTGGCGATCAGCAATACCATGCTGACCAGATTGACGTTTATTCCCGATGCAGCAGCGGCCTCCTCGCCCATGAGCAGCAGATTCATCGGCCGGGCAAGAATCAGGATCAGAATAAAACAGGGAATTACGGCCAGGAGTACCGGCATTCTTTCCTGAGTAAACATCGAAAGATCGCCCATCAGCCAGAATAATATATGATGCATCTGGGAAGTCTTTGTCAGTGAGATCAAAAACATGATCACTGCGCCGCAAAAGGCGTTCATCATCACCCCACCGAGCAGCAATGAATCCTTATTTAAAATCGATCTTCCGGCAGCAAGAGCAAGTACCAGGGCAAGAATCCCCATACTGCCGATAAAGGAGGTGAGCGCGATACCGGGAAAGTTCGAAAAACCTGCAATGATGCCCAATATTGCGCCCACTGCCGATCCCCCGGAAACTCCAAGGATGTATGGTTCTGCAAGGGTGTTGCGCAATAATGCCTGGAACACCAGCCCGCCCAGGGCAAGAGTCGCTCCCACGGCAGCGGCCAGGGCAACCCGAGGCAGGCGCACCTGCCAGATGATCGTCCAACTCATTGAGGAAGTGTCCACTTTGCCGGTAAGAGCGGCAAGGGTCTGGGCAAAATCAACCCCGGAAGGTCCAACGGAAATTCCAATAAAGGCGCAGACCAGCAAAACAATGCCAAGGAGGATGGTCACCCCGATAAGCCGGGTTATCACCGGTGGAAAACTCTCAGTCACCGCCGCCCCCCTTTTCATCAGGATGAATAATGTCGGCAAGGACTTCAAGGCCTTCCACCAGCCTGCTGGTCGGCCGCCCGAAAAGATTGGCGTCAACAACATACAATCGGTCGTTGCGACTGGCCGGAACATCCTTCCAGCGCTTCCAGGTTGCGATGAGTTTTTCAGGGGTATGCTCGCCTGCCATTGAGGTCATGATCACCACCTGCGGCTGC
Encoded proteins:
- a CDS encoding ABC transporter ATP-binding protein, producing MNALSVRNLSLHFGEKQVLRAMEFDVPAGEFFVIIGPNGSGKTTLLRAMAGLQKIESGTVRIQQKAISDYPRRDLARVMAVVPQNVPFDFPFTVAETVLMGRSPYLGLLGIERKRDYEIAEQAMEFTDIRHLAGRRLDQLSGGERQRVIIAKAICQEPDIILLDEPTASLDPAHQINVMDLMQRFRRERNTTIVMVSHDLNLAAMYGDRLLLLKDG
- a CDS encoding iron ABC transporter permease, which encodes MKRGAAVTESFPPVITRLIGVTILLGIVLLVCAFIGISVGPSGVDFAQTLAALTGKVDTSSMSWTIIWQVRLPRVALAAAVGATLALGGLVFQALLRNTLAEPYILGVSGGSAVGAILGIIAGFSNFPGIALTSFIGSMGILALVLALAAGRSILNKDSLLLGGVMMNAFCGAVIMFLISLTKTSQMHHILFWLMGDLSMFTQERMPVLLAVIPCFILILILARPMNLLLMGEEAAAASGINVNLVSMVLLIATSLMVSIVVCQSGLVGFVGLVVPHVLRMMLGPDHRLLVPACLLGGGSYLIFCDLLARTLPSQGEMPVGIITAMIGAPLFIFLLWRAKR